In Nostoc sp. CENA543, a single genomic region encodes these proteins:
- a CDS encoding precorrin-8X methylmutase: MFNGGCLTIKELTEAVGGGITPRMVRHYHELGLLPQPQRSPSNYRLYTEQDVMRLKRIVALKQQGFQLNHIRHILELEPEAETNHNLIAQLQQQYRAVIQQIVQLRQTASALEGLLGRDRHCQIMQAEVLAQLKLLDVETQAGLGDLTKLWSGLDAEVHTHSEVFAESLQNLLPDLSHRSEIEKHLISQLVLACGDVSLVSFVKVSKEAIAASRNNLAAGCEIVVDIPTIAAALDQTRLAHLGCRVTTLIDDPHVNTALEAELEFWHHQEWRERLEKVSPGCIFVIGYAPSVLLAVCNAVAQQKIQPSLIIGMPIGFSHAPAAKRQLMQQELPFITIEGTIGGGLLAATTLNSLVESLIAKPDCHCYLGHL; the protein is encoded by the coding sequence ATGTTCAATGGTGGTTGCTTGACGATTAAAGAACTCACAGAAGCTGTGGGGGGTGGAATCACTCCCCGGATGGTGCGACATTATCATGAGTTAGGGTTGTTACCACAGCCACAGCGATCGCCTAGCAACTATCGCCTCTATACTGAACAAGATGTGATGCGCCTCAAAAGGATTGTGGCTTTGAAACAGCAAGGGTTTCAACTCAATCATATTCGTCACATTTTAGAGTTAGAACCAGAAGCCGAGACTAATCATAATTTAATCGCTCAGTTACAGCAACAATATCGCGCTGTGATCCAACAAATTGTGCAACTGCGTCAAACTGCTTCCGCTTTAGAGGGATTATTAGGACGCGATCGCCATTGTCAAATTATGCAAGCAGAAGTTCTGGCACAACTCAAGTTACTAGATGTAGAAACCCAAGCCGGATTAGGGGATTTAACTAAACTCTGGAGTGGTTTAGATGCAGAAGTTCATACCCATTCTGAGGTATTTGCTGAATCTTTGCAAAATTTGCTGCCCGATTTATCACACCGTTCTGAGATTGAAAAACACTTAATTTCTCAGTTGGTTTTAGCCTGTGGGGATGTCAGTTTAGTGTCTTTTGTGAAGGTGAGTAAAGAGGCGATCGCCGCTAGTCGAAATAACTTAGCTGCTGGTTGTGAAATTGTAGTTGATATCCCCACCATTGCGGCGGCTTTAGACCAAACAAGATTAGCTCATTTGGGTTGTCGAGTCACAACCTTAATTGATGACCCCCATGTTAACACTGCCCTAGAAGCTGAACTAGAATTTTGGCACCATCAAGAATGGCGAGAAAGATTAGAAAAAGTTAGTCCGGGGTGCATATTTGTGATTGGTTACGCGCCTTCAGTCTTACTAGCTGTCTGTAACGCCGTTGCACAGCAAAAAATTCAACCTTCACTGATTATTGGTATGCCTATTGGCTTTAGTCATGCACCCGCCGCCAAGCGTCAATTGATGCAGCAAGAGTTACCCTTTATCACCATTGAAGGGACGATTGGTGGCGGCTTACTCGCAGCGACTACGTTAAATTCCTTAGTAGAGTCATTAATTGCTAAACCAGATTGTCATTGCTATCTTGGTCATTTGTGA
- a CDS encoding MotA/TolQ/ExbB proton channel family protein: MTAFQNLFKAGGIVMWPLLLFSLLAVALIIERIRFWVEITGKQNRVVQEVLKLYRLDNIVGALDYLQKNADLPIARIFLAALELEEPTPEEFRLALESEAQAEIPLLKRFQNIFDTIIGLAPLLGLLGTVLGLITSFASLDIGDVGGTKTAGVTSGISEALVSTASGLIVAIFTLFFANSFRGLYQRQIAWIQEYGGQLELLYRRRYERKDKF, from the coding sequence ATGACAGCTTTTCAGAATCTATTTAAGGCTGGTGGCATAGTTATGTGGCCACTGCTACTATTTTCACTGTTAGCAGTCGCCTTAATTATCGAACGCATTCGTTTTTGGGTAGAAATTACTGGTAAACAAAATCGTGTAGTGCAGGAAGTCCTAAAACTGTACCGTCTAGATAATATTGTCGGTGCTTTAGATTACCTGCAAAAAAATGCAGACTTACCCATCGCGCGGATTTTTTTGGCGGCTTTAGAATTGGAAGAACCCACACCAGAGGAATTTCGCCTAGCTTTAGAAAGTGAAGCACAAGCGGAAATACCCTTACTCAAACGCTTTCAAAATATTTTTGATACAATCATCGGTTTAGCACCACTTCTAGGTCTTTTAGGTACGGTTTTAGGGTTAATTACTTCCTTTGCTTCCTTAGATATTGGCGATGTAGGCGGGACGAAAACCGCAGGTGTGACATCTGGTATTAGTGAGGCTTTGGTTTCTACAGCTTCCGGCTTAATTGTGGCGATATTTACGCTATTTTTTGCCAATAGCTTTCGGGGACTCTATCAGCGTCAAATTGCCTGGATTCAAGAATATGGTGGTCAATTAGAATTACTTTACCGTCGTCGTTACGAACGAAAAGATAAATTTTAA
- a CDS encoding glycogen debranching protein: MTIWVNEQIDPSGMIHACIACCDESQAKDCHESFEGNLTDLQKASGWVARLRTVDSWDEVPVNALKLN, translated from the coding sequence ATGACCATCTGGGTGAATGAGCAAATCGACCCCTCTGGGATGATTCACGCCTGTATTGCCTGCTGTGATGAGTCTCAAGCTAAAGATTGCCATGAGTCTTTTGAGGGTAATTTGACTGATCTGCAAAAAGCAAGCGGTTGGGTAGCACGATTGCGGACAGTGGATTCTTGGGATGAAGTCCCTGTTAATGCTTTAAAACTAAATTAG
- a CDS encoding methylmalonic aciduria and homocystinuria type D protein — protein sequence MNYPQVYAVTPSSPINLVGKMGQAVQISIHPPSEYISANRDRIFPDWQHQPQFWVVIVLQRSRYPLVKSSREIEQEKQLLRAKFMRFGCDLAFNLKDRGYLADLVDPRTGYPLFSRPGEIPHNDTAVVKALLNYTVLKNKCCVLVHPTWGTAVYPSIFISTAPPVILELAIKSVALMHGWEEIEQEILVNQF from the coding sequence GTGAACTATCCTCAAGTTTACGCTGTCACACCCAGCAGTCCCATTAATTTGGTTGGCAAAATGGGACAAGCTGTGCAAATTTCTATTCATCCTCCTAGTGAATATATTAGTGCCAACCGCGATCGCATTTTCCCAGATTGGCAACATCAACCGCAGTTTTGGGTGGTGATTGTCTTACAGCGATCGCGCTATCCTTTAGTAAAGAGTAGCCGAGAAATCGAACAAGAAAAACAGCTTTTACGAGCAAAGTTTATGAGATTTGGCTGCGATTTAGCCTTTAATCTGAAGGATCGCGGTTATTTAGCCGACCTTGTAGACCCTCGCACCGGTTATCCCCTGTTTTCTCGTCCTGGGGAAATCCCACATAATGATACAGCTGTTGTCAAGGCTTTACTTAACTACACAGTTTTAAAAAATAAATGCTGTGTATTAGTTCATCCCACTTGGGGAACAGCAGTTTATCCTAGTATTTTTATTTCTACTGCGCCACCTGTCATTTTGGAATTGGCAATCAAAAGTGTAGCATTGATGCACGGGTGGGAGGAAATTGAACAAGAAATATTAGTCAATCAATTTTAG
- a CDS encoding L-histidine N(alpha)-methyltransferase, producing the protein MAQSSHQNSPVFSDKSSVSSYKTKPSSEFYSLFSEAEVLEIIHALEERREIPLKYSYKGRGAKIWDDFYLKYIIPRWYRSSNVEIELLKQNFAYINSHFHDCEKINVVDVGAGNSYPAKRFISQLHKLNRVNKYVALDVSEELLKVSRSNFQRWFPKIEFVSQAIDIENSFIPQGLLQNQTEELTKNIANIFLHLGVTIGNHQNRIKVFNNFKNSMGKHDLLVFTNEIGANSTWDGKARGGCDYHAGKIYEWIKHSIGIKYEDCELIRKYDSVTDSVVANMKFRQNYTINFQSQGIDKNVNLFAADEVTIWRHHKHEIPELLQEIEQAGLKLVHYQTNKYFTHIMMMCQVAD; encoded by the coding sequence ATGGCTCAAAGTTCTCATCAAAATTCGCCAGTTTTCTCAGATAAGTCAAGTGTTAGTAGTTACAAAACTAAGCCAAGTTCTGAGTTTTACTCTCTGTTTTCTGAGGCAGAAGTTTTAGAGATTATTCACGCCTTAGAGGAGAGACGAGAAATCCCTTTAAAGTATTCTTATAAAGGCAGAGGAGCGAAAATTTGGGATGATTTCTATCTAAAATATATTATTCCTCGTTGGTATCGCTCATCAAATGTAGAAATTGAACTTTTAAAGCAAAATTTTGCCTATATCAATAGTCATTTTCATGACTGTGAAAAAATCAATGTGGTTGATGTCGGCGCAGGTAATTCCTATCCAGCTAAGAGATTTATCTCGCAACTGCATAAATTAAATAGAGTTAATAAGTATGTGGCTCTAGATGTGAGTGAGGAACTATTAAAGGTATCGAGAAGTAATTTCCAAAGATGGTTTCCAAAAATTGAGTTTGTCAGCCAAGCCATAGATATCGAAAATAGTTTTATTCCTCAAGGTTTATTACAAAATCAAACTGAGGAACTAACAAAAAATATCGCTAATATCTTTCTACATTTAGGAGTGACAATTGGCAATCATCAAAATAGAATAAAAGTTTTCAATAATTTCAAAAATAGCATGGGCAAGCATGATTTATTGGTGTTTACTAATGAAATCGGTGCTAACTCCACATGGGATGGCAAAGCTAGAGGTGGCTGTGATTACCATGCAGGCAAAATATATGAGTGGATTAAACACAGTATAGGTATTAAATATGAGGATTGTGAACTGATAAGAAAGTATGATTCCGTGACAGATAGTGTAGTTGCTAATATGAAATTTCGGCAAAATTATACGATAAATTTTCAGTCTCAAGGAATAGATAAAAATGTGAATTTATTTGCGGCTGATGAGGTTACTATTTGGCGACATCATAAACATGAAATACCTGAACTTTTGCAGGAAATAGAACAAGCTGGATTAAAACTTGTTCACTATCAAACTAATAAATATTTCACGCATATTATGATGATGTGTCAGGTGGCTGATTGA
- a CDS encoding potassium channel protein, which produces MYSTLEQKYQRIQRELMSGAIALGGVFLIGTFWYKFVEGWSWEDAVYMTVITLATVGFGETRPLGSRGRLFTIALILLGVINISYIVNRFTEAVIQGYFQQGIRLQQQRRLMESLSGHYIICGFSRTGRQIAKEFRAEGVQFVVIDSEPESVERAQNEGYVAFQGDATLDDSLLKVGIERAICIVAALPSDAENLYTVLSAKTLNPEIRAIARASTEEALQKLQRGGADAVISPYITGGKRMAAAALRPQVLDFVDGILTGADRQLYMEEFLLDPAFCPFVGQSLQKAKLRSQTGALVLAIRRLNGTLIGGPTGDTILMPGDTLICMGTAEQLRNLNQVLVPINSQHLRKPKNS; this is translated from the coding sequence TTGTATTCAACTCTTGAGCAGAAGTACCAACGGATTCAGAGAGAATTAATGAGCGGGGCGATCGCGCTCGGTGGTGTGTTTTTAATTGGTACTTTTTGGTACAAGTTCGTAGAGGGTTGGTCATGGGAAGATGCCGTTTACATGACGGTGATTACTCTAGCTACGGTAGGATTTGGGGAAACCCGTCCTTTGGGTAGCCGGGGACGGTTGTTTACCATTGCCTTGATTTTGTTGGGCGTAATCAACATCAGTTACATTGTCAACCGCTTTACAGAAGCAGTCATTCAAGGTTACTTTCAACAGGGAATTCGACTCCAACAACAGAGGCGGTTAATGGAATCTCTCTCAGGACATTACATCATCTGTGGATTTAGTCGCACCGGTCGCCAAATCGCCAAGGAATTTCGCGCTGAAGGTGTGCAGTTTGTGGTGATTGATTCCGAACCAGAATCTGTAGAAAGGGCGCAAAATGAGGGTTATGTAGCTTTTCAAGGGGATGCTACTCTGGATGATTCATTGCTGAAAGTGGGAATCGAACGAGCTATTTGTATTGTGGCGGCTCTCCCTTCCGATGCAGAAAATTTATACACTGTGTTATCTGCAAAAACACTGAATCCAGAAATTCGGGCGATCGCCCGCGCCAGTACAGAAGAAGCATTACAAAAGTTACAACGTGGTGGTGCAGATGCGGTGATTTCCCCCTATATTACAGGGGGAAAACGTATGGCGGCGGCTGCCCTCAGACCGCAAGTTTTAGACTTTGTAGATGGAATTCTCACAGGTGCAGACCGCCAATTGTACATGGAAGAATTTTTACTTGACCCAGCCTTTTGTCCTTTTGTTGGTCAAAGCTTGCAAAAAGCCAAACTGCGATCGCAAACTGGCGCGTTAGTTTTAGCCATTCGTCGTCTCAATGGTACTCTCATCGGCGGCCCTACCGGCGACACAATTTTAATGCCAGGAGATACCTTAATTTGTATGGGTACAGCCGAACAACTACGCAACCTCAACCAAGTCCTTGTCCCCATCAATTCCCAACATTTGCGTAAACCTAAAAATAGCTGA
- a CDS encoding aspartate aminotransferase family protein, protein MSLQTLLEQGTNPPESGVLASHPFSTDSFDSAVMSTYARFPITLERGAGCRVWDTQGKEYLDFVAGIATCTLGHAHPAMVEAVTRQIQKLHHVSNLYYIPEQGELAKWIIQHSCADRVFFCNSGAEANEAAIKLARKYAHTVLDIEKPIILTANASFHGRTLATITATGQPKYQKYFDPLVPGFHYVPYNDISAVESAVTELDEGDYRVAAILIEPLQGEGGVRPGDVEYFQKLRRLCDEIGILLIFDEVQVGMGRSGKLWGYEHLGVEPDIFTSAKGLGGGIPIGAMMSKKFCDVFQPGEHASTFGGNPFVCGVALSVCQTLERENILQNVEARGEQLRAGLRAIAAKYPHLITEVRGWGLINGMELSADTQLTAPEVVKAAINQGLLLVPAGPKVVRFVPPLIVTEAEVNEALQSVEKAIATLAV, encoded by the coding sequence GTGAGCCTACAAACTCTACTTGAGCAAGGCACAAACCCCCCAGAGTCAGGCGTTTTAGCATCTCATCCCTTTAGTACAGACAGCTTTGACTCAGCTGTTATGTCTACTTATGCTCGGTTTCCCATTACCCTAGAACGGGGCGCGGGGTGTCGAGTTTGGGATACTCAAGGTAAAGAATATCTGGATTTTGTTGCTGGAATTGCCACTTGCACGCTAGGACACGCACACCCAGCAATGGTAGAAGCGGTGACACGGCAAATTCAAAAGCTGCATCATGTTTCTAATTTGTACTACATTCCCGAACAAGGGGAATTAGCTAAATGGATTATTCAACATTCTTGCGCCGATCGCGTTTTCTTCTGCAACTCTGGCGCGGAAGCCAACGAGGCTGCAATTAAATTGGCGCGTAAATATGCCCATACAGTATTAGACATTGAAAAGCCTATTATCCTCACAGCTAACGCCAGTTTCCACGGTCGGACTTTGGCAACCATTACCGCCACTGGACAACCAAAGTATCAAAAATACTTTGATCCTTTAGTACCAGGGTTTCACTACGTCCCCTATAACGATATCAGTGCTGTTGAGAGTGCTGTTACTGAATTAGACGAAGGGGATTATCGTGTCGCCGCTATTCTCATCGAACCATTGCAAGGTGAAGGTGGTGTGCGTCCTGGAGATGTGGAATACTTCCAAAAACTACGACGACTGTGCGATGAAATCGGTATTTTGTTGATTTTCGACGAAGTACAAGTGGGTATGGGACGCAGTGGTAAACTTTGGGGTTACGAACACCTGGGGGTTGAACCAGATATCTTTACCAGTGCCAAAGGTTTAGGCGGCGGTATCCCCATCGGCGCGATGATGAGTAAGAAATTCTGCGATGTTTTTCAACCAGGAGAACATGCCAGCACCTTTGGCGGAAATCCCTTTGTGTGTGGGGTGGCGTTGAGTGTTTGCCAAACCTTGGAAAGAGAAAATATCTTGCAGAATGTAGAAGCTAGAGGCGAACAGTTACGCGCCGGATTACGCGCGATCGCGGCTAAATATCCCCATCTAATCACTGAAGTCCGTGGTTGGGGTTTAATTAACGGGATGGAATTGTCAGCTGACACCCAACTAACTGCACCAGAAGTTGTCAAAGCCGCTATTAATCAAGGCTTATTGCTGGTTCCAGCCGGGCCAAAAGTTGTACGCTTCGTTCCGCCTTTGATTGTGACTGAAGCAGAAGTTAATGAAGCTTTGCAATCTGTAGAGAAAGCGATCGCCACTCTCGCAGTTTAG
- a CDS encoding TetR/AcrR family transcriptional regulator translates to MKKKKIPTEDKVDAILAGAMQEFLTHGYAATSMDRVTAAAGVSKTTVYSYFQDKEGLFTALIQRLAQEKCLAALDTEFLQGEPPIVLRRLANHILDQVHQEQELSSLVRLVIGESERFPALARIFVRNVDKPGTDLVSQYFTEHPELQLPDPQVAAHIFIGTLIHFTIIQTMLHGHDILPMERDRLVDHLVNLMTINLVHPAPSQQSADTQQKSPKRKRNSTGKFQMQYANEPKQLRSIRLTDTAWEKLAELAAKHDISRTEAIEIFARQGFVDSEKI, encoded by the coding sequence ATGAAAAAAAAGAAAATTCCCACAGAAGACAAAGTAGACGCAATTCTTGCTGGTGCGATGCAAGAGTTTTTAACGCATGGCTATGCTGCTACCTCAATGGATAGGGTGACAGCCGCCGCAGGTGTTTCTAAAACAACCGTGTATAGCTACTTTCAGGATAAGGAGGGATTATTTACCGCCTTAATTCAACGCCTAGCACAAGAAAAATGTCTTGCAGCACTAGATACCGAATTTTTACAGGGAGAACCACCAATAGTTCTTCGCCGCCTAGCAAACCATATTTTGGATCAAGTTCATCAAGAACAGGAGTTATCAAGCTTAGTAAGATTAGTTATCGGTGAGTCTGAGAGGTTTCCGGCTCTAGCCAGAATCTTTGTGAGAAACGTAGATAAACCCGGCACAGACTTGGTCAGTCAGTATTTTACGGAGCATCCAGAATTACAATTACCTGACCCGCAAGTAGCAGCACATATTTTTATCGGTACGTTGATTCATTTCACTATTATTCAAACTATGCTGCATGGTCACGACATTTTACCAATGGAGCGCGATCGCCTGGTAGATCACTTAGTCAACCTGATGACTATTAATCTTGTCCATCCTGCACCAAGCCAGCAATCTGCCGACACTCAGCAGAAATCACCCAAACGCAAACGCAACTCCACTGGTAAGTTTCAAATGCAGTACGCCAATGAACCCAAACAACTCAGGTCTATTAGACTGACGGATACAGCTTGGGAAAAGTTAGCAGAATTAGCGGCTAAACATGACATCAGCCGTACTGAAGCCATTGAAATCTTTGCTCGTCAAGGTTTTGTAGACAGTGAGAAGATTTAA
- a CDS encoding ABC exporter membrane fusion protein — MVRDIAAKSSAFFKPSSRPLIILAAATGFASAGLNGYRFWQSQGQASSASEITQAALPQVTTVTALGRLEPKGTVIKVSAPSSSQGSRVETLLVQEGDRVKTGQVIAILDDRDRLQAAYQEAQAAVKVAQVNLAKVKAGAKSGEIEAQRAEIARLEAQKVGNEREQQQTVARLEAQWQGETTAQQATIKRLEAELKNAQIEFQRYQQLYTDGAISQSAFDSKKLNVDTITQQLDEAQANLQKIDATGRKQISEARTALARINATNNQQVSAATATLDQIAEVRPVDVAAAQAELNRAIASAKQAQANLTQAYVKSPQDGVIFDIHTRAGEVVSNDGIVEIGQTNQMYAVVEVYQSDVNKVQPGQKVQISSNSLKGQLQGKVDWIGWKVQRQNIINTDPSENIDSRVVEVHVQLDEPSSEKAAKFTNLQVKAVIDL; from the coding sequence ATGGTGCGTGATATAGCAGCTAAAAGTTCCGCATTTTTCAAGCCTAGCTCTCGCCCATTAATCATACTGGCAGCAGCTACGGGTTTTGCGAGCGCTGGACTCAATGGTTACAGGTTTTGGCAAAGTCAGGGACAAGCATCTAGTGCTAGCGAAATTACTCAAGCTGCGCTACCACAGGTAACTACTGTGACAGCCTTGGGCAGATTAGAGCCGAAAGGAACAGTCATTAAAGTTTCTGCCCCCTCATCTAGTCAAGGAAGCCGAGTAGAAACACTCCTAGTCCAAGAAGGGGACAGGGTAAAAACTGGGCAGGTAATAGCGATTTTAGATGATCGCGATCGCCTACAAGCTGCATATCAAGAAGCCCAAGCCGCCGTGAAAGTTGCCCAAGTTAACCTAGCCAAAGTCAAAGCAGGGGCGAAATCTGGTGAAATAGAAGCGCAAAGAGCAGAAATTGCTCGCTTAGAGGCGCAAAAAGTAGGAAATGAAAGAGAACAACAGCAAACAGTCGCTAGATTAGAAGCCCAGTGGCAAGGTGAAACCACAGCCCAACAAGCCACAATTAAAAGATTAGAAGCAGAATTAAAAAACGCTCAAATCGAATTTCAACGCTACCAGCAACTTTATACCGATGGGGCAATTTCCCAATCTGCCTTTGATAGCAAAAAATTAAATGTAGACACCATTACTCAGCAGTTGGATGAAGCCCAAGCCAACCTGCAAAAAATTGATGCTACCGGACGCAAGCAAATCAGCGAAGCCAGAACCGCCCTAGCCCGAATCAACGCCACCAATAACCAGCAAGTCAGTGCAGCCACAGCGACTTTAGACCAAATAGCCGAAGTCCGCCCCGTAGATGTAGCCGCCGCCCAAGCCGAATTGAATCGAGCGATCGCATCTGCTAAACAAGCCCAAGCCAATCTCACCCAAGCCTATGTCAAATCGCCCCAAGACGGTGTGATATTTGACATTCACACTCGTGCTGGTGAAGTAGTATCAAACGACGGCATCGTAGAAATTGGACAAACCAACCAAATGTATGCAGTGGTGGAAGTTTACCAAAGCGATGTCAATAAAGTCCAACCAGGACAAAAAGTGCAGATATCAAGTAATTCACTCAAAGGACAATTACAAGGAAAAGTAGATTGGATTGGCTGGAAAGTACAACGACAAAACATCATTAACACAGACCCCAGTGAAAATATTGATTCCAGAGTCGTAGAAGTTCATGTGCAACTAGACGAACCCTCCAGCGAGAAAGCCGCCAAATTTACCAACTTGCAAGTCAAAGCCGTAATTGACTTATGA
- the devC gene encoding ABC transporter permease DevC: protein MFQQLQSRTPLGWLQLSHNKNRLLVALAGIAFADVLIFMQLGFQNALYDSNTRLNRTFIADIILISPQSRNMQNLATFSRRRLLQAADVPGVKSAEGLYIGSLTWKNPQTRRKTTVQAIGFNPEQPALNVPEINSQLNKIKLPDTFLFDRGARGEYEKVFQQVDTGQIVTTEVDKRTITIGGLFKLGASFGADGTLISSDENFLRLFPRRQSGSISLGLINVKSGYDPQQVAANLKSYLKSEDIKVLTRAEYIKMEEDYWKTESPIGFIFGLGVSMGFIVGVIIVYQVLSTDVNAHMKEYATFKAMGYRNSYLLGVIFEEAIILAVLGFIPGFIVPLGLYSLAANATNLPIYMTAVRAIVVLLLTIIMCTISGAVATQKLQSADPADMF, encoded by the coding sequence ATGTTCCAACAACTACAAAGCCGTACACCCTTGGGATGGCTACAACTTAGCCATAATAAAAACCGCTTACTTGTGGCTTTAGCTGGTATTGCCTTTGCTGATGTGCTGATTTTTATGCAGCTTGGCTTTCAAAATGCCTTGTATGACAGCAACACCCGCCTCAATCGTACCTTTATTGCTGACATCATATTAATTAGCCCCCAAAGTCGTAATATGCAAAACTTAGCTACCTTCTCACGGCGGCGACTTTTGCAAGCGGCAGATGTACCTGGTGTTAAGTCAGCAGAGGGTTTATATATTGGTTCACTGACTTGGAAAAATCCCCAAACTCGGCGTAAAACTACAGTACAAGCAATTGGATTTAATCCTGAACAACCAGCCTTAAATGTACCAGAAATCAACAGTCAGCTAAATAAAATTAAATTACCAGATACCTTCCTCTTTGACAGAGGAGCTAGGGGAGAATACGAAAAAGTTTTTCAACAAGTAGATACAGGTCAAATTGTCACCACAGAAGTAGATAAACGCACCATTACCATTGGAGGATTATTTAAATTAGGTGCATCTTTTGGTGCCGATGGTACTTTAATTTCAAGCGATGAAAACTTCCTGCGGTTATTTCCTAGAAGACAATCAGGGAGTATTAGCTTAGGCTTAATTAATGTTAAATCAGGCTATGACCCTCAACAGGTAGCTGCAAATTTAAAATCATACTTAAAGAGTGAAGATATCAAAGTATTGACTCGTGCAGAATATATCAAAATGGAGGAAGACTATTGGAAAACAGAAAGCCCCATTGGGTTTATTTTTGGTTTAGGCGTATCAATGGGTTTCATTGTGGGTGTGATTATTGTTTATCAAGTCCTTTCCACAGATGTTAATGCTCATATGAAAGAATATGCCACATTTAAAGCAATGGGATACCGCAATTCTTATTTATTAGGAGTAATTTTTGAAGAGGCAATCATATTAGCAGTATTAGGTTTTATTCCTGGGTTCATTGTGCCGTTAGGACTGTATAGTTTAGCAGCCAACGCTACAAACTTACCAATATATATGACTGCTGTGAGAGCCATAGTAGTTTTGTTATTAACAATTATTATGTGTACCATCTCTGGTGCAGTAGCCACTCAAAAATTGCAATCGGCTGACCCAGCAGATATGTTTTAA
- a CDS encoding DevA family ABC transporter ATP-binding protein, with protein sequence MTNNFEPVITIENLDHYFGGGQLRKQVLFNINLEINAGEIVIMTGPSGSGKTTLLTLVGGLRSAQSGSLRVLGQELCNASSGKLTQARRNNGYIFQAHNLHGSLTAIQNVRMGLEVQGKMSPQEMLTRSQQMLEAVGLGHRLNYYPDSLSGGQKQRVAIARALVNQPKIVLADEPTAALDKQSGRDVVELMQKLAKEQHCTILLVTHDNRILDIADRIVYMEDGHLVSVGEREQKVGV encoded by the coding sequence ATGACTAATAACTTTGAACCTGTAATTACTATTGAGAACCTGGATCATTACTTTGGTGGTGGTCAACTCCGCAAACAGGTTTTATTTAATATCAACTTGGAAATTAATGCAGGTGAAATTGTGATTATGACAGGGCCTTCGGGTTCTGGGAAAACTACCCTGCTGACTTTGGTCGGTGGTTTGCGTTCTGCCCAGTCTGGTAGTTTGCGAGTCTTAGGGCAAGAACTATGTAATGCTAGTAGCGGCAAATTAACCCAAGCGCGACGCAATAACGGTTACATTTTCCAAGCACATAACCTACATGGTAGTTTGACAGCCATTCAAAATGTCCGTATGGGTTTAGAAGTGCAAGGAAAAATGTCACCCCAGGAAATGCTGACGCGATCGCAGCAGATGTTAGAAGCAGTAGGATTAGGGCATCGACTAAATTACTACCCAGATAGCCTATCAGGAGGACAAAAGCAACGAGTAGCGATCGCCCGTGCTTTAGTCAACCAGCCCAAAATTGTCCTAGCCGACGAACCCACAGCCGCCCTAGATAAACAATCCGGCCGGGATGTTGTGGAACTCATGCAAAAACTAGCCAAAGAGCAACACTGCACCATTTTGTTAGTCACCCACGACAACCGCATTTTAGACATAGCCGACAGAATCGTTTACATGGAAGATGGTCATCTCGTTTCCGTAGGTGAGAGGGAGCAGAAGGTGGGGGTGTAA